In Arthrobacter sp. QXT-31, one genomic interval encodes:
- a CDS encoding heavy metal translocating P-type ATPase → MRTEELLHQPRTRIIELDIDGMTCASCVGRVERRLGKLEGVKAAVNLPLESAHVSVPEGISDRQILDAVKAAGYTARPKAHESTSPPAGAPAEADRPAARGLPRGRSQADLLLLLRLLVAAALTVPVVVIAMVPPVQFPNWGWVVGALTLPVWAWSAWPFHRAAIVNARHLASTMDTLVSIGVSAAFLVSTYMLFTNPTLTEDPAHGDHAPLYYEVTAVVITFLLLGRHLEANAKRKAGDALRALLDLGAKDVSVIRDGAEVRIPIEDLVRGDEFLVRPGEKIATDGILTDGHGAVDTSLITGESLPVEVVPGDTVTGATINTDGRLLVRATRIGSETTLAQMGRLVSEAQSGKAPIARLADRISAVFVPIVLGIAALTFILWALVGQDVQGGLLAAVAVLVIACPCALGLATPTALLTGTGRAAQLGILIKGPQVLEDTRTVDTVVLDKTGTVTTGKLAVSRIVSLGRLGQDKALHLAGSAEAASEHPVARAITAAAQSHAPLAAVSGFRSAAGGGVRGSVNGSFVVAGKTGWLEENGVVPSGAEKRRLHEEQASGATAIWVAVDGRVECIISLQDSVKEGSAAAIAKLKTLGLRPILLTGDNAAVAAAVAAKVGIAPGDVFADVLPKGKVDAVRKLQSSGATVAMVGDGVNDAAALAQADLGIAMGSGTDVAIEAADLTVMGSDLGQVATAIQLSRKTLSTIKSNLFWAFFYNTIGIPIAALGLLNPIIAGAAMALSSVLVVGNSLLLRRFHR, encoded by the coding sequence ATGAGAACCGAAGAACTCCTTCACCAGCCCCGGACACGGATCATCGAGCTCGACATAGACGGCATGACCTGTGCCTCCTGCGTGGGCCGGGTGGAGCGCAGGCTCGGCAAACTTGAGGGGGTGAAAGCAGCGGTAAACCTGCCGCTGGAGTCAGCGCATGTGTCGGTGCCGGAGGGGATCAGCGACCGGCAGATCCTGGATGCCGTGAAAGCTGCCGGTTACACGGCGCGCCCCAAAGCGCACGAAAGCACGTCCCCGCCGGCCGGGGCTCCGGCGGAGGCAGACCGGCCGGCCGCCCGGGGCCTGCCGCGCGGTCGCAGCCAGGCGGACCTGTTGTTGCTGCTGCGGCTGCTGGTGGCCGCGGCGCTGACGGTCCCGGTCGTCGTCATCGCCATGGTGCCGCCGGTGCAGTTCCCGAACTGGGGGTGGGTCGTCGGTGCCCTGACGCTGCCTGTCTGGGCGTGGTCGGCGTGGCCGTTCCATCGGGCAGCGATCGTCAACGCCCGCCACCTGGCCTCGACGATGGACACGCTGGTGTCCATCGGCGTCAGCGCCGCGTTCCTCGTCTCCACCTATATGCTGTTCACCAACCCGACGCTGACGGAAGATCCGGCCCACGGGGACCACGCTCCGCTGTACTATGAAGTCACCGCCGTGGTCATCACCTTCCTGCTGCTGGGTCGCCACCTGGAGGCCAACGCCAAACGGAAGGCAGGCGACGCGCTCCGGGCCCTGCTGGATCTGGGAGCCAAGGACGTCAGCGTGATCCGTGACGGTGCAGAGGTGCGCATCCCCATTGAGGACCTTGTCCGCGGCGATGAGTTCCTGGTCCGGCCCGGGGAGAAGATCGCAACGGACGGGATTTTGACCGACGGCCACGGAGCCGTTGACACTTCCCTGATCACCGGTGAGTCCCTCCCCGTCGAAGTGGTCCCGGGCGACACGGTCACCGGAGCGACGATCAACACCGATGGCCGGCTGCTCGTGCGCGCCACCAGAATCGGCAGCGAGACCACCCTGGCCCAGATGGGCCGGCTGGTCAGCGAGGCCCAGAGCGGCAAGGCGCCGATCGCCCGCCTGGCCGACCGCATCAGCGCCGTCTTTGTCCCCATCGTCCTGGGAATCGCTGCTCTGACCTTCATCCTCTGGGCCCTGGTGGGCCAGGACGTGCAGGGCGGCCTCCTGGCCGCGGTCGCTGTCCTCGTCATCGCCTGCCCGTGTGCCCTGGGGCTGGCCACGCCCACAGCCCTGCTCACCGGCACCGGCCGGGCGGCGCAGTTGGGCATCCTGATCAAGGGCCCCCAGGTCCTTGAGGATACCCGCACTGTGGACACTGTCGTGCTGGACAAGACCGGCACGGTCACCACCGGCAAACTTGCCGTCAGCAGAATCGTCAGCCTCGGACGGCTGGGCCAGGACAAGGCACTGCACCTGGCAGGATCAGCCGAGGCGGCCAGCGAACACCCCGTTGCCCGCGCCATCACCGCTGCCGCCCAGAGCCACGCCCCGCTCGCCGCGGTCTCGGGCTTCCGGAGCGCTGCCGGCGGCGGTGTCCGCGGAAGCGTCAACGGCTCCTTCGTGGTCGCTGGCAAGACCGGCTGGCTGGAAGAGAACGGGGTTGTTCCCAGCGGCGCGGAGAAAAGGAGGCTGCATGAGGAGCAGGCCTCGGGCGCCACGGCAATCTGGGTCGCCGTGGACGGCAGGGTCGAATGCATCATTAGCCTCCAGGACTCAGTCAAGGAAGGCTCGGCAGCCGCCATCGCCAAGCTCAAGACCCTGGGACTGCGGCCCATCCTGCTCACCGGCGACAACGCGGCCGTGGCGGCCGCGGTGGCGGCCAAAGTAGGGATCGCCCCCGGAGACGTCTTTGCCGACGTGCTCCCCAAGGGCAAGGTCGACGCGGTGAGGAAGCTGCAGAGCTCCGGAGCCACGGTCGCGATGGTCGGCGACGGCGTCAACGACGCCGCCGCCTTGGCCCAAGCTGACCTGGGCATCGCCATGGGATCAGGGACCGACGTGGCGATTGAGGCCGCCGACCTCACCGTCATGGGCAGTGATCTGGGCCAGGTTGCCACCGCCATCCAGCTCTCCCGCAAGACCCTCTCAACGATCAAGTCCAACCTGTTCTGGGCGTTCTTCTACAACACCATCGGGATCCCCATTGCAGCCCTGGGGCTGCTGAACCCCATCATCGCCGGCGCCGCCATGGCGCTGAGCTCCGTCCTTGTCGTCGGCAACTCCCTCCTCCTCAGGCGGTTCCACCGATAG